In a single window of the Bradyrhizobium erythrophlei genome:
- the mgtE gene encoding magnesium transporter, with protein MAEDVDVAQPAGASVLDRLPMRNEAGEIRHEFVEEISRAIHTEQTPFLRAVVAELHEADLGDLIAALEPGDRVSLVELTGADFDFSALNEVSDSVREEILEELEPEMVAEGVRELESDDAVELLEALDEKDQEEILDKLPPSERDALERSLEYPENSAGRRMQTEFIAVPPDWTVGQAIDYMRDKPNLPDRFYEIYAVDKAQHWHGAVALDALLRSRRLVPLADLIDEDRRRVSVLDDQEEVARLFGKYNLVAAPVVDTENRLVGVITIDDVVDVIEEEADEDLRALGGVTSDEELSDSVWTIARGRFNWLLVNLATAFLASSVLGLFEGQLEKMVALAVLAPIVASQGGNAATQTMTVAVRALATRELGSNNAFRVVVREGLVGLVNGLAFAVITGIAAVAWFKIPGLGIVIGLAIICNLVAGALGGILIPMVLERVRADPAVASGTFVTTVTDVVGFFSFLGIATLWFGLN; from the coding sequence ATGGCCGAAGATGTGGACGTTGCCCAACCCGCCGGGGCGTCGGTACTCGACCGTCTCCCGATGCGCAACGAAGCTGGCGAAATTCGCCACGAATTCGTCGAGGAAATCTCGCGCGCGATCCATACCGAACAAACCCCGTTCCTGCGCGCGGTCGTCGCGGAACTGCATGAGGCCGATCTTGGCGATTTGATTGCGGCGCTAGAACCCGGGGATCGTGTCAGCCTTGTGGAACTGACCGGCGCGGATTTCGACTTCTCGGCGCTGAACGAGGTCTCCGATTCCGTCCGCGAGGAGATCCTCGAGGAACTCGAACCGGAGATGGTCGCGGAAGGAGTCCGCGAACTGGAATCCGACGACGCCGTCGAATTGCTCGAGGCCCTCGACGAAAAAGACCAGGAAGAAATCCTCGATAAACTGCCGCCATCGGAGCGCGACGCGCTCGAACGCAGCCTGGAATATCCCGAAAACTCCGCCGGACGGCGGATGCAAACCGAATTCATCGCGGTGCCGCCGGACTGGACCGTAGGACAGGCGATCGACTACATGCGCGACAAGCCGAACCTGCCGGATCGGTTCTACGAAATCTACGCGGTCGATAAAGCGCAACACTGGCACGGCGCGGTGGCGCTGGATGCTCTGTTGCGCTCGCGCCGGCTGGTGCCGCTGGCCGATTTGATCGATGAAGACCGCCGTCGCGTATCGGTGCTCGACGACCAGGAAGAAGTGGCGCGGCTGTTCGGCAAATACAATCTGGTCGCAGCCCCCGTGGTCGATACCGAAAACCGTCTGGTCGGCGTCATCACCATCGACGACGTGGTCGACGTGATCGAGGAGGAGGCGGACGAAGATCTGAGGGCGCTGGGTGGCGTCACCAGCGATGAAGAACTGTCAGACAGCGTCTGGACCATCGCGCGGGGTCGCTTCAACTGGCTGCTGGTCAATCTTGCCACCGCTTTCCTGGCGTCCTCGGTGCTCGGATTGTTCGAAGGCCAGCTGGAAAAAATGGTGGCGTTGGCCGTGCTGGCGCCGATCGTTGCCAGCCAGGGCGGCAATGCCGCGACCCAGACCATGACGGTCGCGGTGCGCGCTCTGGCCACCCGCGAACTCGGCTCCAACAACGCGTTTCGGGTGGTGGTCCGCGAGGGCCTTGTCGGTCTCGTCAACGGCCTTGCCTTTGCCGTCATCACCGGCATCGCCGCGGTGGCCTGGTTCAAGATCCCCGGTCTTGGCATCGTGATCGGGCTCGCGATCATCTGCAATCTGGTTGCCGGCGCCCTTGGCGGCATTCTGATTCCGATGGTGCTGGAGCGGGTGCGGGCCGATCCGGCGGTGGCGTCGGGCACCTTCGTCACAACGGTCACTGACGTGGTCGGCTTCTTTTCGTTTCTCGGCATCGCCACGCTTTGGTTCGGGCTGAATTAG
- a CDS encoding polysaccharide deacetylase family protein — protein sequence MNALGAALVTSMAWMAAAAAADCPRKGTLGTSRILEVDAATFPRVGLKSFPQTLPLADHEVVLTFDDGPWPPTTPKVLAALAQQCVRATFFLIGKPASEHPELVRRLAAEGHTIGHHTWLHRSLMQIPPSETTEEIDHGISADEMALHGVATTIPTTPFFRFPGFEMTPATLDLLQSRGIVVFGADLWANDWDPMTPQQELKLITDRLNAVGRGIILLHDPKAKTAAMLPDFLRYLRDNHYRVVHVVPTGPAVDFDGVP from the coding sequence ATGAACGCGCTGGGGGCGGCCCTTGTTACCTCCATGGCGTGGATGGCGGCGGCGGCCGCGGCGGACTGCCCGCGCAAAGGTACGCTCGGCACCTCGCGCATTCTCGAGGTCGATGCCGCAACCTTCCCGCGGGTGGGACTGAAAAGCTTTCCGCAGACGCTGCCGCTTGCCGATCACGAGGTGGTCTTGACGTTCGATGACGGCCCCTGGCCGCCGACGACGCCGAAGGTGCTGGCGGCACTGGCGCAACAATGCGTGCGGGCAACGTTCTTCCTGATCGGCAAGCCCGCTTCAGAACACCCGGAGCTGGTGCGGAGGCTCGCGGCCGAGGGCCACACCATCGGACATCACACATGGCTGCACCGCAGCCTGATGCAAATTCCGCCGAGCGAGACGACAGAAGAAATCGACCACGGCATATCAGCCGATGAGATGGCGTTGCACGGTGTCGCGACCACGATCCCGACTACACCGTTCTTTCGCTTTCCCGGCTTCGAGATGACACCGGCGACGCTCGATCTGCTGCAATCGCGCGGCATCGTCGTGTTCGGCGCCGACCTCTGGGCCAACGACTGGGATCCGATGACGCCGCAGCAGGAATTGAAGCTGATCACCGACCGGCTCAACGCCGTCGGCAGGGGGATCATCCTGCTCCACGATCCCAAGGCCAAAACCGCGGCTATGCTGCCGGATTTTTTGCGCTATCTCC
- a CDS encoding glutathione S-transferase family protein: MALKLVIGNKNYSSWSMRPWLALRANDIAFDEVFIPLYTGDADKRRILDFTPSGKVPALIDGDITIWDSLAIIEYVAERFPQSRIWPEDRARRAHARSISAEMHSGFAALRNECGMNLHRLVRAVALSADARADVARVEQIWIECRERYGKFGPFLFGAFGGADAMFAPVVHRFRSFAIAVAPEAQAYMDTMMALPAFQQWTTAALAETLIIDRFETA, from the coding sequence ATGGCCTTGAAGCTCGTGATCGGTAACAAAAACTATTCGTCGTGGTCGATGCGGCCCTGGCTGGCGCTGCGAGCCAACGACATCGCCTTCGACGAGGTTTTCATTCCGCTCTATACCGGCGACGCCGACAAGCGGCGGATTCTGGATTTCACGCCTTCGGGCAAGGTACCGGCGCTGATCGACGGCGACATCACGATCTGGGATTCGCTGGCGATCATCGAATACGTCGCCGAACGGTTTCCGCAATCGCGGATTTGGCCGGAGGATCGCGCGCGGCGCGCGCATGCGCGTTCGATTTCGGCGGAGATGCATTCGGGCTTTGCGGCGCTGCGCAACGAGTGCGGCATGAACCTGCATCGGCTGGTCCGCGCGGTCGCGCTATCGGCCGACGCGCGCGCCGACGTCGCGCGCGTCGAGCAGATCTGGATCGAGTGCCGCGAACGCTACGGAAAGTTCGGGCCGTTTTTGTTCGGAGCCTTCGGCGGCGCAGACGCCATGTTCGCACCGGTGGTGCATCGGTTTCGCAGCTTTGCGATTGCAGTGGCGCCGGAGGCGCAGGCCTATATGGACACCATGATGGCGCTGCCGGCGTTCCAGCAATGGACCACTGCCGCACTTGCCGAAACCCTGATTATTGACAGATTTGAGACGGCGTGA
- a CDS encoding helix-turn-helix domain-containing protein has protein sequence MQRLRLKADGRIVELRDGQEFPLAPTTAFAAPTPTCVAPAEPGPPPAVRDLRRRARLTQQQFAARLGVPVDTIRNWEQGKRLPRGPARALLAVIAHAPETVFAALASDPSPI, from the coding sequence ATGCAGCGTTTGCGGCTGAAAGCGGACGGACGGATCGTCGAATTGCGGGATGGGCAGGAGTTTCCGCTCGCCCCGACGACGGCTTTTGCCGCGCCGACGCCGACTTGCGTCGCGCCGGCGGAGCCGGGGCCGCCCCCGGCGGTGCGCGACCTTCGACGGCGCGCGCGGCTGACACAGCAGCAATTCGCAGCCAGGCTAGGAGTGCCGGTCGACACCATCAGAAACTGGGAGCAGGGCAAACGCTTGCCGCGCGGACCCGCCCGTGCCCTTCTCGCGGTGATCGCCCATGCCCCGGAGACGGTGTTTGCCGCTTTGGCCTCGGATCCATCGCCGATCTGA
- a CDS encoding DnaJ domain-containing protein encodes MPTLIAGVVAVILLYSLLQMFRAANPVVLARAIKIGGGVVALAVAAFTGMKGELAVAVPLGIFGAGLLGWSPFGASGFSTIGGMFRGATGQRSPGQTSRVRSQFLDMVLDHDSGELLGQIVAGPYAGRSLGEFDLAQLTAMISGFDAESVSLLESYLDRRFPAWRQNAQGNAAGGQGRPSPSSKMTDEEAYQILGLQPGAGREDIGRAHRTLMKKLHPDQGGSTYLAARVNEAKDTLLRRHHS; translated from the coding sequence ATGCCTACCCTGATCGCCGGCGTCGTCGCCGTTATTCTTCTTTATTCGTTGCTGCAAATGTTTCGCGCGGCCAATCCGGTCGTGCTGGCGCGCGCGATCAAGATCGGCGGCGGCGTGGTGGCGCTCGCGGTTGCGGCCTTTACCGGCATGAAGGGCGAGCTGGCGGTAGCGGTCCCGCTCGGCATCTTCGGCGCCGGGCTACTGGGGTGGTCGCCCTTCGGGGCATCGGGGTTCAGCACGATCGGCGGGATGTTCCGAGGCGCGACCGGACAGCGCTCGCCGGGGCAGACGTCGCGGGTCCGCTCGCAGTTTCTCGATATGGTTCTCGATCACGACAGCGGCGAATTGCTGGGCCAGATCGTGGCCGGACCGTATGCCGGCCGTTCCCTCGGGGAGTTCGACCTGGCACAGCTGACGGCGATGATTTCCGGCTTCGACGCGGAAAGCGTCTCGCTACTTGAGAGCTATCTGGACCGCAGGTTTCCCGCTTGGCGTCAGAACGCGCAGGGAAATGCGGCAGGGGGGCAGGGCCGCCCTTCGCCGAGCAGCAAAATGACGGACGAGGAGGCCTATCAGATCCTTGGCCTGCAGCCGGGGGCGGGGCGCGAAGACATCGGGCGAGCGCATCGTACGCTCATGAAGAAATTGCATCCCGACCAAGGGGGGTCGACGTACCTCGCCGCCCGGGTAAACGAGGCCAAGGATACTTTGCTTCGCAGGCATCACAGCTAA
- a CDS encoding aldo/keto reductase, producing the protein MQFVEANGAKIPAIGLGTWELRGRTCARLVEQAIRLGYRHIDTAQVYENEREVGEGLRASKVKRDDVFVTTKVWTTHFAPNDLERSTKESLTKLRLSEVDLLLLHWPNPHVPLQETLGALAHVKKLGMTRHIGVSNFTVALIEEAIAACPELLACDQVEYHPYLDQTKVREACALHGMALIAYSPVAKGRIKSDQTLVRIGQVHGKTAAQVCLRWLVQQNVSAIPRTSRIERLSENIDIFDFALSAEEMQQISQMASAKGRLTDFGFAPKWD; encoded by the coding sequence ATGCAATTCGTCGAAGCCAACGGCGCAAAAATCCCCGCGATCGGGTTGGGCACCTGGGAGCTTCGCGGCCGAACCTGCGCCCGTCTCGTCGAGCAGGCCATAAGACTTGGCTATCGCCACATCGATACCGCCCAGGTCTATGAGAACGAACGCGAGGTCGGCGAGGGGCTGCGTGCCTCCAAGGTCAAGCGTGACGACGTGTTCGTGACGACCAAGGTCTGGACCACCCACTTCGCGCCGAACGATCTCGAACGCTCCACCAAGGAGAGCCTGACAAAACTGCGGCTTTCCGAAGTCGACCTCTTGCTGCTGCACTGGCCGAATCCGCACGTGCCGCTGCAGGAAACCTTGGGCGCGTTGGCGCATGTCAAGAAACTCGGCATGACCCGGCACATCGGCGTCTCGAATTTCACCGTGGCTTTGATCGAGGAGGCGATCGCGGCGTGCCCGGAGCTATTGGCGTGCGATCAGGTCGAATATCATCCCTATCTCGACCAGACCAAGGTCAGGGAGGCCTGCGCGCTCCACGGCATGGCGCTGATCGCCTATAGTCCGGTGGCGAAGGGCCGCATCAAGAGCGACCAGACCCTGGTGCGGATCGGGCAGGTCCACGGCAAGACCGCCGCCCAGGTTTGCCTGCGCTGGCTGGTGCAGCAGAATGTTTCGGCGATACCGCGGACGTCGCGGATCGAACGGTTGTCGGAAAATATCGACATCTTCGACTTCGCGCTGTCCGCCGAGGAGATGCAGCAGATTTCGCAGATGGCAAGCGCCAAGGGCCGGCTTACCGATTTCGGTTTCGCGCCGAAATGGGATTGA
- a CDS encoding division plane positioning ATPase MipZ — MLVQTSQGQSGSAHVVVLGNEKGGSGKSTTALHIAVALMKAGQRVATIDLDCRQQSFTRYISNRSAWARRTGLDLELPVHCCIKLGETMQIADNETSEFQQFIDAVSAVERTFDFIVIDTPGSDSYLMRLAHSMADTLVTPINDSFLDFDVLGTVDPATYSVTGESHYAEMVRDVRRKRRQVDGASTDWIVVRNRLSMLGSRNKQLVADSLNDLSFRLGFRSIDGFAERVVYREFFPRGLTALDDLDEATLGTRPSMGHVTAREEVTSLLRQLKLPLDERGRRRAANRAEWFSQVDKPLEVHDILGA, encoded by the coding sequence ATGTTGGTGCAGACTAGTCAAGGGCAATCGGGCTCGGCGCATGTCGTTGTGCTGGGCAACGAGAAGGGTGGTTCGGGAAAATCGACTACCGCCCTCCACATTGCGGTCGCACTGATGAAAGCCGGCCAGCGCGTCGCCACCATCGATCTCGATTGCCGCCAGCAAAGCTTCACCCGTTACATCAGCAACCGAAGCGCGTGGGCGCGCCGCACCGGGCTGGACCTCGAACTGCCCGTGCACTGCTGCATCAAGCTCGGCGAGACCATGCAGATCGCGGACAACGAAACTTCCGAATTCCAGCAATTCATCGACGCCGTCAGTGCGGTCGAGCGGACCTTCGATTTCATCGTGATCGATACCCCGGGGTCGGATAGTTACCTGATGCGCCTGGCGCACTCGATGGCCGATACGCTGGTGACCCCGATCAACGACAGCTTCCTCGATTTCGACGTGCTGGGAACCGTCGATCCCGCGACCTATTCGGTCACCGGCGAGAGTCACTATGCCGAGATGGTGCGCGACGTCAGGCGAAAGCGCCGCCAGGTCGACGGCGCCTCTACCGACTGGATCGTGGTCCGCAACCGATTGTCGATGCTGGGATCGCGCAACAAGCAGCTGGTCGCCGACAGCCTCAACGATTTGTCATTCCGGCTCGGCTTCCGTTCGATCGATGGTTTTGCCGAACGGGTGGTCTACCGCGAGTTTTTTCCACGCGGGCTGACCGCGCTCGACGACCTCGACGAGGCAACGCTTGGTACCCGTCCGAGCATGGGTCACGTCACGGCACGCGAGGAGGTTACGAGCCTGCTGCGCCAGTTGAAGCTGCCGCTCGATGAGCGCGGCCGCCGCCGCGCCGCCAACCGCGCCGAATGGTTCAGCCAGGTCGACAAGCCGCTCGAAGTCCACGACATCCTCGGTGCCTAG
- a CDS encoding DUF1489 family protein: protein MPLHLIKLAVGCESVKELRSWVAERMQTAKKKGLPRHHIHITRMTPKRGEELLAGGSLYWVIRGEIAAREKLIAIEPFRDRDGIGRCRLVMQPKVFAVLPRPMRAFQGWRYFDHSDVPPDLGSAGAGIAAMPEPLRRELRDLGLL from the coding sequence ATGCCGCTTCACCTCATCAAGCTTGCCGTTGGCTGCGAGTCCGTCAAGGAACTCAGAAGCTGGGTCGCCGAGCGCATGCAGACCGCCAAGAAAAAAGGCCTGCCGCGACATCATATCCACATCACCCGGATGACGCCGAAGCGGGGCGAAGAGTTGCTCGCGGGCGGCTCGCTCTACTGGGTGATCCGCGGTGAGATCGCAGCGCGGGAAAAACTCATCGCGATCGAGCCGTTCCGGGATCGCGACGGTATCGGACGATGCCGGCTGGTGATGCAGCCCAAGGTGTTCGCGGTGCTGCCGCGGCCGATGCGGGCGTTCCAAGGCTGGCGCTATTTCGACCACAGCGACGTGCCGCCGGATCTCGGCTCCGCCGGCGCCGGCATTGCGGCGATGCCCGAGCCGCTGCGCCGGGAATTGCGCGATCTTGGGCTGCTCTAG
- the panC gene encoding pantoate--beta-alanine ligase: MLRSPMIVRTVPALRRALDSIRARKATTALVPTMGALHDGHVSLVRLAKRRATKVIVSIFVNPAQFAPTEDFSSYPRTWKADVARLAAENVDLIWNPDVKTMYPDGFATRILTEGPATAGLEDRFRPHFFGGVTTVVGKLFTQVRPDFAIFGEKDFQQLRVVTRMAGDLDLGVKVIGSKTVRERDGLAMSSRNVYLSPEERHAAPALYKAMKESAGRLRAGDDVEAAMAGGAEMIAQAGFVTDYFEARHAETLAPIKSAKDGPVRILVAAKIGRTRLIDNVAV, encoded by the coding sequence ATGTTGCGAAGCCCCATGATCGTCCGCACGGTCCCTGCGTTGCGTCGCGCCCTCGACAGCATCAGGGCGCGAAAGGCCACGACCGCGCTGGTGCCAACCATGGGAGCACTCCATGACGGCCATGTGTCGCTGGTTCGGCTGGCGAAACGCCGCGCCACCAAGGTCATCGTGTCGATCTTTGTGAACCCCGCCCAGTTCGCACCGACGGAAGATTTCAGTTCATACCCGCGCACCTGGAAGGCCGATGTCGCTAGGCTTGCTGCCGAGAATGTCGACCTGATCTGGAATCCGGACGTGAAGACCATGTACCCGGACGGCTTTGCCACCCGGATATTGACGGAAGGGCCGGCCACCGCCGGTCTTGAGGATCGCTTCCGGCCGCACTTCTTCGGCGGTGTCACCACCGTAGTCGGCAAGCTGTTCACGCAAGTCCGACCGGATTTTGCGATCTTCGGCGAAAAGGATTTCCAGCAATTGCGAGTGGTGACGCGGATGGCCGGGGACCTCGACCTCGGCGTCAAGGTGATCGGCTCGAAAACCGTGCGCGAGCGCGATGGGCTGGCGATGTCGTCGCGCAACGTCTATTTGTCGCCGGAGGAACGCCACGCCGCACCGGCGCTCTACAAGGCCATGAAGGAAAGCGCCGGCCGTCTGCGGGCGGGCGACGACGTCGAGGCCGCGATGGCCGGCGGAGCCGAAATGATCGCGCAAGCCGGTTTTGTCACGGATTATTTCGAAGCCCGGCACGCCGAGACGCTGGCGCCGATCAAATCGGCGAAGGATGGACCGGTCCGAATCCTGGTTGCGGCCAAAATCGGAAGAACCCGGCTGATCGATAATGTCGCGGTCTAG
- a CDS encoding alpha/beta fold hydrolase, with amino-acid sequence MKRGIAILVSLSALVAVGYFTASKWAIRHETLTFYDASRNNRPVAVDIAIRRDKELQANAGMITLPVAILNHGNTVKFTEYSFLANVFAARGYIAISIQHDLPTDAPMVTKVGELYVGRLPQYQRDVANIRFAIEEMKKVQSNADYDHLTMVGHSMGADVSLYFAKMYPDKIKKVVTLDNLRVPFMTDGKFKILSFRSHDPVFKPDPGVIPTEEVCEKAGITVVRTDFQHNDMRDTGPDEAKASIQGMLDKFLDDDSPLRPVETKAPPVMTEAGPVAPYAPVQN; translated from the coding sequence ATGAAGCGTGGAATTGCTATTCTGGTTTCGCTTAGCGCGCTGGTTGCGGTCGGTTATTTCACCGCGAGCAAATGGGCGATCCGCCACGAAACGCTGACCTTCTACGATGCAAGCCGCAACAACCGTCCGGTCGCGGTTGATATCGCCATACGGCGCGACAAGGAATTGCAGGCGAATGCCGGCATGATCACGCTGCCGGTGGCAATCCTCAACCACGGCAACACCGTCAAATTCACCGAATACTCTTTCCTCGCCAACGTCTTCGCCGCGCGCGGCTACATCGCCATCAGCATCCAGCATGATCTGCCGACCGACGCGCCGATGGTGACTAAAGTCGGCGAGCTCTATGTCGGCCGCCTGCCGCAGTACCAGCGCGACGTTGCCAACATCCGTTTTGCGATCGAGGAAATGAAGAAGGTTCAGTCGAACGCTGACTACGATCATTTGACGATGGTGGGGCACTCGATGGGCGCCGACGTGTCGCTCTACTTCGCCAAAATGTACCCTGACAAGATCAAGAAGGTCGTGACGCTCGACAATCTGCGCGTCCCGTTCATGACCGACGGCAAGTTCAAGATCCTCTCATTCCGCTCGCACGATCCTGTTTTCAAGCCGGACCCTGGCGTGATTCCGACCGAAGAAGTCTGCGAGAAGGCCGGGATTACGGTGGTCCGAACCGATTTCCAGCATAACGACATGCGCGATACCGGACCTGACGAGGCCAAGGCATCGATCCAGGGCATGCTCGACAAGTTCCTCGATGACGACAGCCCGCTCAGGCCGGTCGAGACAAAAGCGCCGCCTGTCATGACCGAGGCCGGCCCGGTCGCGCCCTATGCGCCGGTGCAGAACTGA
- a CDS encoding DUF599 domain-containing protein: protein MRAYAVDILAVGFFIIEWTVYAVTLEHTAYGCDSLSARMHVYREVWIRRLLDREARMVDMQIMASLQNGTAFFASTSLFAIGGALALLRATSEALAVLGALPVDFSPSPALWEVKCLGLILIFVYTFFKFAWAYRLFNYVAILLGAMPPASQRDTPEAEAHVIRTTKVFEAAGRQFNRGQRAFFFALGYLGWFVSPWVLFVTTAAVVIVTWRRQFASSAWHAMGT from the coding sequence ATGCGCGCGTATGCGGTCGATATTCTGGCGGTCGGCTTTTTCATCATTGAATGGACGGTATACGCGGTCACGCTGGAGCATACGGCGTATGGATGCGACAGCCTGTCCGCCCGCATGCATGTCTACCGCGAGGTCTGGATCCGGCGCCTGCTCGATCGCGAGGCCCGCATGGTCGATATGCAGATCATGGCCTCACTGCAGAACGGCACCGCATTCTTTGCGTCGACCAGCCTGTTCGCGATCGGCGGCGCTTTAGCTTTGTTGCGTGCGACCAGCGAAGCGCTGGCCGTGCTGGGCGCGCTGCCGGTCGATTTCAGTCCCTCGCCTGCGCTCTGGGAAGTCAAATGTCTCGGGCTGATCCTGATTTTCGTCTACACGTTCTTCAAGTTTGCCTGGGCGTACCGGCTGTTCAACTACGTCGCCATCCTGCTCGGGGCGATGCCGCCGGCCTCGCAACGCGACACGCCCGAGGCGGAAGCGCATGTCATCAGGACGACGAAAGTGTTCGAAGCCGCAGGCAGGCAGTTCAATCGCGGGCAGCGCGCATTCTTCTTCGCGCTGGGCTATCTCGGCTGGTTCGTCAGTCCCTGGGTTTTGTTTGTAACCACGGCGGCGGTTGTGATCGTCACCTGGCGCAGGCAGTTCGCCTCCAGTGCCTGGCACGCGATGGGAACCTAG
- a CDS encoding YidB family protein: MGILDSLENSAAFKGALGQLEGAVLPVVLSEMLGNGSQGGLSAIVAKLQQAGLGDQVKSWLGNGQNLPITAEQLQQVLGSDTVKQLAARFNIPVDQIAKVLAQQLPAAVDHASPDGTLPHTA; the protein is encoded by the coding sequence ATGGGAATTCTCGATTCACTGGAAAATTCAGCGGCGTTCAAGGGCGCGCTCGGCCAGCTTGAAGGGGCCGTGCTACCGGTCGTGCTCAGCGAGATGCTGGGCAATGGTAGCCAGGGCGGGCTAAGCGCTATTGTCGCCAAGCTTCAGCAGGCCGGCCTCGGCGATCAGGTCAAATCCTGGCTCGGCAACGGTCAGAACCTGCCGATCACGGCCGAGCAACTGCAGCAGGTGCTGGGCAGCGACACCGTCAAGCAACTGGCCGCACGCTTCAATATCCCAGTCGACCAGATTGCCAAGGTTTTGGCGCAACAACTTCCCGCCGCGGTCGATCATGCCAGTCCGGACGGCACGCTGCCGCACACGGCTTAA